The Apium graveolens cultivar Ventura chromosome 3, ASM990537v1, whole genome shotgun sequence sequence gaaaaatgttaTTCTCGTatacataattattattttaattggTTATATAATAAACCTTCTTAGATTTTCATCTCAAATTTATCTTAATTGATAAGTTAATCTTCTGAATTCTATTTACTTTAATAATATTACATATTTAAGTTTattagtataaatatatatatatatatatattaattacatATGTATAGTCAAATAGTAAAAATAATAACATGTATTATtgtttataaataaaaataatattaaattagttCCGATTATCGACCCGATTAATCATTCCGATTAATCCCGATTACCGATTAATCCACTACAACAAAATACGTCAATTACGGCGGAAAAAAATGTGcgcccaacttacgacggaaaaaagtaaCGACCTAATTGTTCATTGTATTGTTTTAGTAATTTATTAAAGGTGGGTCCCAAAATATTTAAACTGGCCGTTTTTCCATCGGATTATTAAATTGTTAATGTGGGCCCACGTTCACTAACTTAcgacgcaattttatcttgtgacgaaaaaatAAACTTACAACTCGACCAAAAACGACGATTTTTTTCGTCGTtaatggctcaattacgacgatttcagttcaaaaaccGTCCTAAATGGCCAGATTTCTTGTAGTGATCCATGGACAGTGTCTCCACCGATTAAGTTCGATTCCCGCTTTTTACAATACTGGCTCGATAAAATCGGAAATTTTTAGAATCATGTTTTACATATATTAATAGTAAAATGAAATTACAAAAAGAGGAATTGAAGATCACAAACATGTTTAGCATGGAGCACAACCTGTTATTGTTCATACACCTACATACAACTATAGCTATGATTTTCGGTTACAATATAAAAAATATTCAGCCGCTATTAAAAGTAATGAAAAATGAATCAAAGCCACAGTATACAAGTAAAAGATTAATATGAATAAGTCGAAacaaaaaagaaagaaagagtgcaGTGTATATTACATAAAATCATCGAAATTCAAACTCTCAGGAATTTCAAACTTGAACATGTTGCTGCAGAAGCTATCCCTCTCATCCTCCGTACTACTGCCGTTAACAAATGTGGATGATGAATTCAGTGGTGTAGGAACGGAGCTCGATAAAGGCGTATTCGTATTCGATAATACCGAATCAAATTCGAATCCCTGGCTACCATTTATCATCTGCGGCATCACAATCTCAGACGCAATATTTCTTCTAGCTTGATCATCATTACCGTAATGTCCGTAATTTTGTTGCACCACAGGAGTTTGAATagtttggtccatattttggtaaTTAACCAAGTTCTGGTCCATTAGCTGTGCTTGATTAATAATCGAACTCATGTCGTTCATAGGATTTTGTAACAGGTTGGATTGGTTCAGTACTTGTAGGTTCTGATTATGATTCGACGACAAAAGATTTGCAAGGCTTAACACTAGTTCCGGATTCACCATGTTTTGAAGGCCTAGCAAATTCGCAACATTAAGCTGTGCAGATCCCAGAATTGTCGATAGGTTGAGAAAATCGAGACGAGGAGCATGAGTGACAGGATCCAGCCCCATATCAAGGAGCCTTTTTCGGATATGTGTGTTCCAGTAGTTCTTGATTTCATTGTCAGTCCTTCCCGGTAAACGACCAGCAATTGCAGACCACCTAATAAGTTGCATTACAGGTTGATTCGTTAGAATTAGTAGTTGAAATGTCTGTTTTTTGGAAAAATAGTGGTTGAAATATTTGGTCACTCAACTCAACTCCACTCTCTTTTACGTAAGAGCTATGTTTTTCTAATGCAAATTGATGTTAGTTAGGGGTTTAATAATTTGTACCAGGTCAACTTATAGCTAGTAGTGTAAGTGTGTAATTAATTAAGAATAATCTAAGTGATCAATAAACAAAACTTACTTGTTTCCCAGAACACTGTGGAGTTGGATTATAGTCTCTTCTTCTTCAAAAGAGAATCTACCTCTCTTGATATCAGGCCTCAAGTAGTTTGTCCATCGAAGACGACAACTCTTCCCACATCTCTGAAGCCCTGTAATCAAAAATATAAAACACCATTAGCAAATGTTCTCAAACTCTCGAACGAGAAAGATGCCTGTGTGCTTGAATATAATATAAAGATCCAGTAAGACCTTcttctaacaccttaaggttttagatgaaaTGGTTACTCGACAGTATGTCTGTGGACAGTTTACCTGCATTCTTGGGGAGGGTTCTCCAGTTTCCAGGTCCATGAGCTTCAATATACTGCATGAGTTTCGAATCCTCCTCTTGAGTCCAAGGACCTTTCTTCAGTCCATTCTTATCACAACAAGGAGCTCTTCCCATTCTGTTGTTACTTAGCTACTTGATTAAAGATTGACTCGAAATTAATGTATAAAACAAAGATGAGCTTTTAGTTTGCAACAGAGAAGCTGAATCAATTTGTAGGTCCAAACGAGAAGTTGATTCCTTCTATTTATAGAGCAAGAGTTGGAAACATTTAGAAAGTCAATCTATATTTGGCGCCGGCCTCTCTCTCCTCTCCTTTACTGCGCGTTTCACTTTGTATCCCTCCTTCTTAAATTACTTCTACATTTGACTTTTATTCGCGTATTTTCAGGTATATTGACCGCGTAGTTTTGTTTACTATTTTTCAAATGTTCTTTATGTGAATCAAAgtttgaattttaaatttttatttacaaaagaaaatttaaaaaaataattgacGAAAATTTAtagtcaatacaccttaaaataCGTAGAATAATTAAATTGAACAAGTAAATTGGTATGGAAGGAGAATAAtaaattaacaattaattaaaaTGAGGTTCATAATACTACTTGGAATAGTAGATAAAACATTAGATTAGtcaaataaaatgtgattatatATTTTGTGAAAGGTGGCACTATATGGATGGCTTGGTAACACAAAATAGTAATAAAATTTGGACTTGTTGGTCGGTATAGGTAGTTGGATCCACTACCAATTATAAAGAAAAAAATCTTTGCTTTGCTTGTTTAAGTTGTTTCTATTGAAAAGTTTATTATCATCAAATCAACAAAACATAGTTTCCTTTAGTTGTTTACGTGGGGCTTTCATCAATATCAACTCTACAAGGTTAAGTTTCATTTTCATGTTATAATGGCCACTTTTTGGACATTAAGTACAACTAATTTGGTCGGATTCGAGACATTGAGGAGCTTCTGTTGGAAGAAatctacctatatatatacatacatagcATAATACCTAGAGTTGAATTTTAACCAAGACAAGATATGTATAAATACATAAAGTGCTTATACATCATTTTCATATTGCGGGTGTGTTCGGCAAATCTTATAAGTCAACTTATTGGCTTATAAATTCGTAACAGCTTATTGACGAGTGTTTGTCAACCcaatttataagttgaatttacaacgTATAAGCTTTATGTTGAATGTTAGTAACAACCTACTTTTTCTtaacttatttttatttttcattttttcattaattttagttttaaaatatatttttttaaatgcTAATTAAACTTAAAATATaggaattaagataattatatttaaaaataatttattttagttctttaaataaaaaaaatcaaatttataaattaaattatccaaacacttgtataacttataagcatttatcaacttatcacttatcaGCCACTTATTCGATTTAAGTCATAAATTACTTATTTTCAGATCGTCCAGACGGGCACTTTACATAAACTATTGTTGTGCTAAGTATTTTGTTATATTTGTACATTTTTGTGAAATCTTAAGTACCTCCGAACCTTAATTATTTGGAAAAAAATCGTCCAACTTTTTATAAATTGAGGTCGAGATTTTAG is a genomic window containing:
- the LOC141711521 gene encoding transcription factor MYB41-like, producing the protein MGRAPCCDKNGLKKGPWTQEEDSKLMQYIEAHGPGNWRTLPKNAGLQRCGKSCRLRWTNYLRPDIKRGRFSFEEEETIIQLHSVLGNKWSAIAGRLPGRTDNEIKNYWNTHIRKRLLDMGLDPVTHAPRLDFLNLSTILGSAQLNVANLLGLQNMVNPELVLSLANLLSSNHNQNLQVLNQSNLLQNPMNDMSSIINQAQLMDQNLVNYQNMDQTIQTPVVQQNYGHYGNDDQARRNIASEIVMPQMINGSQGFEFDSVLSNTNTPLSSSVPTPLNSSSTFVNGSSTEDERDSFCSNMFKFEIPESLNFDDFM